A window of Massilia sp. NR 4-1 genomic DNA:
GATTGCCGGCATGTTCGGCATGACGCTTTCCTTCGCCACGGCGGGTATCGGCCAGGTTTATCTGGAGCGCATCATGGGACTGGGCTTCCTCGACGCCCAGCTCAAGATCCAGGTCCATTTCCTGATGCTGCTGGCGACCGCCTCGCTGTTCGCCTGCGGTGTGGCGCTCTTCATCATCGACTTCTTCCGCCACGCGCCGCGCTTCGAAATCGAGCTGGAAACGGCGGCGGCAGCGGCGCAGCCGAGAGGTGCCTGATTTGAACGCAACCGTGATGGATATGCGCCCGCCGGAAGCGCCCTACTATCTGGCGGGCGGCAACGAGGTGGCGCTGTTCGAGCAATGCCATGCGCGCCAGCTGGCCGTGATGCTGAAAGGCCCGACCGGCTGCGGCAAGACGCGCTTTGTGGAATATATGGCGTGGAAGATCGGGCGGCCGCTGATTACCATCGCCTGCCATGACGATCTGAGTGCGAGCGACCTGATTGGGCGTTTCCTGATCGGACATGACGGTACGGTATGGCAGGATGGTCCGTTGACGCACGCGGTGCGCAGCGGCGCCATCTGCTATCTCGACGAGATCGTGGAGGCGCGCCAGGATACGGTGGTGGTGCTGCATCCGCTCACCGATCATCGCCGCATCCTGCCGATCGACAAGACCGGCGAGGTGCTGGCGGCGGCGCCGGGTTTTCAGCTGGTGGTATCGTACAACCCCGGCTACCAGCGCATGCTCAAGGATATGAAGCCCAGTACCCGCCAGCGCTTTGTCGCGCTCGATTTCGACTTCCCGCCGCCCGAGCGCGAAGGCGCCATCGTGCAGCGCGAGGGCGGGATCGAGCGCGCGCAGGCCCACGCCCTGGTCACGCTGGCGCAGCGCTTGCGCGCCCTGCAGGAGCGCGGCCTGGCCGAAGTGCCCAGCACCCGGCTGCTGATCGCGGCGGCGCGCCTGATTGCCAGCGGCATTCCTGTGCGTGAGGCCTGCAACTGCGCCATTATCGCGCCGCTGTCGGACGACGCCCCGCTACTGGACGCCATGCGCGACCTGCTGGACGCTACTCTGATCTGAGAACATGGCCGAAGCGGAAGACGTCATCACCGACGCCGCCATGCACGCGGCGAGCTATATGCAGGCCCATTGGCGGCGGCATCGCGCCCATGCGGGAGCGCCCTTGCTGGCATTGACCGACGTGTCGCGCCGCCTTGAATTGCTTTGCCATAGCTTGTTTGGCGCGGTCTTCGTCTTTCGGCCCGCACAAGCTCCCTTGCCTGCCACTGTTTTAAGCCGCCTCTTTCAGCGCCCGCAGCTTCCGTCCCGCAGCGCAGCCTTGCCAGCGACGGATGGCAGCCATATCTGGCTGCCACCAACCCTGCCTGGCAGCGATGCGCAAACCGCGCTTGCCCAATACCGGGTGATGGCCTTGCAACAGGCGATGCGCGCGGTGCGCGGCAGCGCTGGCTGCCTGCCCGAAAGCGCATCCCCCTTGCTGCTGGCTATTTATCAGGTGCTGGAAGCCGATGCCGCCGACCGTACCTTGCTGCAGCTGGCTCCCGGCATGCTGCAGCCGCTAAACGCCTGGCGCGCGCAAGCGCTGTCCGCCCGTCCGCAGCTCTCGGCCTTCGCGCCGCCAGCCCGCGCCATTGAGCAGATGCTGCGCGACACGCTGGCGCAGCCATTGGAGTTGGAGGTCCAAGCACCCGCAACACCAGATATTTTGCGCCAGGCTGAGGCCCTGACCAGGCGCCTGGCAGTCCAGTCCAACGGCTTGCGAACACCGGCGCTGTGGCTGGATACGTGGAGCGGAGAACTGCGTCGACCGGCAACCGCCTTGCTCCCGGCTGCCAGGCAACTGGCCGACAGCGAAGCGCCTGGAAAAAGCCGCAGTGCGCGCCTGCCGCGCCGCCCCACCGTGCGCCATGCGTCGGAAGGCGAGGACGACGCCAGCCGCCAGGGGCCATCCATGGTGCAAACCACGCAACCGCAGGAAAAGGCGGAAGATCCCATGGGCTTGCAGCGCCCGCTGGACCGCGATGCCGATACCGCTGCCGAAGACTATGCCGACGCCCTTTCCGAGCTGGCCGAAGCGAGACTGATCGTCGCGCCAGGCCGTCCCAAGGAATACCTGCTGTCGAATGAACTTCCTGAACGCGCGCCGCGCACCGCCGTGCCGCCGCCCTCCGCGCATGGCGCCACCGGTACGACCACGCGTTACCCGGAATGGGACTATGGCAGCCAGTCCTACCGGGAGCGTTACGTTGCGGTGCATACCGTCACGGCGGAATCCGGTTCCGAAGACTGGGTAGCGCAAACCTTGCGGAGTTACGGCAGCATGCTGGCCGAAGTGCGGCGACGCTTTGAAATGCTGCGCGCGCAACGGCTGCGCTTGCAGCGGCAACCGGAAGGCGATGAAATCGATCTGCAAGCCTGGATGGATAGCCGTGCCGACAGGCTGGCCGGCAAGTCGCCGGAACAGCGCCTCTACCAGCGCGAAATCCGCGCGCGGCGCGATATGGCGATCATGCTGCTGGCCGACGTCAGCGGCTCCACCGACAGTTGGCTAAGCAGTTCTCGCCGCGTGATCGATATCGAACGCGAGGCCTTGCTGCTGGTCTGCATCGCATTGCAGGGCATGCGGGAACGCTTTGCGGTGCAGGCATTTTCCGGCGAAGGCCCGCAAGGCGTCACGGTGCACACCGTAAAAGACTTTGGTGAAAGCTACAACCCTGCCATCGCGCGCAGAATCGCCGGCCTTGAGCCGGAGCGCTACACACGGGCCGGCGCCGCGCTGCGCCACGCCGCGGCCCAGCTGATGGCACAAGGCGCGCAGCACCGTTTGCTGATCCTGCTATCCGACGGCAAGCCAAACGACTGCGACCAGTATGAAGGCCGCTACGGCATCGAAGATATGCGCCAGGCGGTGAACGAATGCCGTCTCCAGGGCATAGCACCGTTCTGCCTGACGATCGACCGCCAAGCCGCGGACTACCTGCCGCAAGTATTCGGCCCGCATGGTTACTGCCTGCTGCCCGAACCGGATCTGCTACCCGCCGCGCTGCTGCAATGGCTGCGGCGGCTGGCCGCCTGCTGATCGCTTCCTCTCCCCGCAAAAGCAATTCTGGCGCAGACCGGCGTGTTAGTATAAAAGCACGCATTTGCGTAAAAATCCATCACCATAGGGAGGTTTATGTCGAAATCGTATTGGAAGATCGCAGTCCATTCCCTCTTCATCGCCGGCGCCATTGGTGCCTGCGCCCTGCCCGCAGCCGCCGTAGAAAAAACCGCTGCAACAGCCCTCAGCGGCAGTTACCCGACCCGCTGGGTGCCGGCCTATTCCTCCGTGCCGGCGGGCTGGGTGGTTACCAACGTCAACAGCACGAGCTGGCTCATTAGCGATGTCACATCCGCCTCGACCGGGGAAATCGTGTACGTGTACTTCAGCACGGGCCTTCCCGTGGTCGCCATTCCCGATGGCTGGATCATTTCGCAGGCCGGCAGCGTGACCAACCAGATCACCAAAATCGTCGGCTCCGCGCCTTGGACGACTTATATGGCGGCCTACGGCTCGCCGATACCCGACGGCTGGGTCATCACCGAGGCGGGCAGCATCCGCAACCAGATCACCAATGTCAACGGCGTGCCGGATTACTCCACGGCGTATGTCAATCTCGGCTCCCCGATTCCGAAAGACTGGGTTATCACGACGGCAGGCAGCGTCAAAAACACCATCACCAAAGTGAAGGACGTGCCGAACTACACTGCCATCTGGGTGACGATCGGTTCGCCGATTCCGGACGGCTGGGTCGTGACCACCGCCGGCAGCCTGAAAAACGAGATCACCAAGGTCAAGACCCTGCCGGTCGGCACGGAAATCTGGACCGCCTTCGGTTCGCCCGTGCCATTGGGCTGGGAAATCAAAACGCCTGGGCAGCTTAAGCAGCTGATCGTACGCCGCTACTGATTTCTGGGCAGGAAGTGGCGGCATGGCAGGGCGCCGCCACATGCTATAGTGCC
This region includes:
- a CDS encoding CbbQ/NirQ/NorQ/GpvN family protein, which gives rise to MDMRPPEAPYYLAGGNEVALFEQCHARQLAVMLKGPTGCGKTRFVEYMAWKIGRPLITIACHDDLSASDLIGRFLIGHDGTVWQDGPLTHAVRSGAICYLDEIVEARQDTVVVLHPLTDHRRILPIDKTGEVLAAAPGFQLVVSYNPGYQRMLKDMKPSTRQRFVALDFDFPPPEREGAIVQREGGIERAQAHALVTLAQRLRALQERGLAEVPSTRLLIAAARLIASGIPVREACNCAIIAPLSDDAPLLDAMRDLLDATLI
- a CDS encoding nitric oxide reductase activation protein NorD, with product MAEAEDVITDAAMHAASYMQAHWRRHRAHAGAPLLALTDVSRRLELLCHSLFGAVFVFRPAQAPLPATVLSRLFQRPQLPSRSAALPATDGSHIWLPPTLPGSDAQTALAQYRVMALQQAMRAVRGSAGCLPESASPLLLAIYQVLEADAADRTLLQLAPGMLQPLNAWRAQALSARPQLSAFAPPARAIEQMLRDTLAQPLELEVQAPATPDILRQAEALTRRLAVQSNGLRTPALWLDTWSGELRRPATALLPAARQLADSEAPGKSRSARLPRRPTVRHASEGEDDASRQGPSMVQTTQPQEKAEDPMGLQRPLDRDADTAAEDYADALSELAEARLIVAPGRPKEYLLSNELPERAPRTAVPPPSAHGATGTTTRYPEWDYGSQSYRERYVAVHTVTAESGSEDWVAQTLRSYGSMLAEVRRRFEMLRAQRLRLQRQPEGDEIDLQAWMDSRADRLAGKSPEQRLYQREIRARRDMAIMLLADVSGSTDSWLSSSRRVIDIEREALLLVCIALQGMRERFAVQAFSGEGPQGVTVHTVKDFGESYNPAIARRIAGLEPERYTRAGAALRHAAAQLMAQGAQHRLLILLSDGKPNDCDQYEGRYGIEDMRQAVNECRLQGIAPFCLTIDRQAADYLPQVFGPHGYCLLPEPDLLPAALLQWLRRLAAC